The proteins below come from a single Takifugu flavidus isolate HTHZ2018 chromosome 6, ASM371156v2, whole genome shotgun sequence genomic window:
- the LOC130527383 gene encoding neuroblast differentiation-associated protein AHNAK-like isoform X1: MPTHRRGQSLSEALTLERSEEGTLVVSSDVTNQNLKEGDEILGATINFEQLSKEEVLHVLKIMEPFNDKVHVFTRNNRSKSLGNLDQCVSPETMLTDSYNKLYNAKIKKFMRITEASSADGESNTKSTTPGSSKVRLKHAAGLPRLGVDFGFLKTRPPSEDLCDTGDAGDTTYGSNLNLPPLGLGTHAPLKVNAQTPQLNAPDLNVAGAEDPKVNTATPKTKPNLERTQIGLDSSRNLKAPTVKMDIRGSGPEAPELEMIFDEENSTFGADSPKVQIEGTNKEVKMPNLDFSGPSYSGPEYDLTTPSVPSGKQSLKRLKTPVLNIDDPSSYVGLPKVKLSGRSPDLDLDISGKTEFQPNLNGPIIDAPSGKLTLPKFGVSGKGNANVQTPDLSTESPKVKGKIRAPNINVSEADLKGPKLESDTPAAALKGPSIKYKAPKFTMPKFDLPKIDMQTTDVDVASPKFKGDMNFPGVETKLDLDKPSGKLDLDASGKLRLPKFKLFGAVPNKEGVDINAGMTTPELKMKSPKTNMDIPDTKVKSPKLDLSGTLPKGKGLDVKTDLKSPDFTLKTPKIKGGFDAPNVNLPNMELKTPEINIGSPKTKVPKFKMPQSNAPSLKTTEFDGNVNVPDVNALGVNFNAPDINVATPSGKFRKPDLGFSGPKLDGPKINLSGGINATEGKTPKTDFKAPRLDMSNVIIYNPPKLDADTPDVNIGSPKGKMKMPKIKMPRFSLPTFKGPEIDGNLNGPDLNAKTPSINLSGPKGDLDVDVAGPSRKFKRPNMSLPDLGLSSPNLDSPDLDLKSPVLDISGPNVSSGINAPVIKIPKGDHKSPKLNVNAPKLDVDMTSGKLKMPELHGPDWDFNAPSGKVKLPKSNLSLPKGPNLDVGANLKSPHLNLNAPKFQGETHTPEMNMDLKTSELNMKAPDFNIASPKAKFKMPKFKVPKFSLPSLKGPEIDGNLGGPNMNINQPSVSLSVPHADLKMPDISGPSGKLKKPNLNLSEMRLSGPSMDGPKLDLQVPDLDMPRADLKSPQLDLNARNINLPKGKLNLPELHSPKFPKVDLSGKLPQGPYSDINTGLQTPDLTLKAPNINCDTDTPHLDTPAIDIKAPKVDVNAPNVNIGSPKAKLGMSKIQMPEFELPSLKGPDINGSVDGPHMDINAPSLDFESRKTDLDMSDVGVGSSGKLKMPNLNLPDLGLSGPKLDGPNLKLKSPDLKAPEFDVKGPDVNIGSPKTKLKMPKLKMPKVNLPNIKGPEFDGNFDMPHFDAPNVKLKGKKPSFEMPDVDLSANMDSGLNTTNIAMPDVNLKSPNLDLNTPNLDIDMPSGKVKMPTLTKPKAGFHAPDLDVHGPKLDANGPDVNIGSPKPKFKMPKLKFPKFSFPGLKGPEIDGNLNAPDVDVDVPNIRGLKPNLDMPDVAVSGASAKYPKPNFNPPTFDLSAPKFEGPNLDMKSPEFNISGSPKGKLKIPKLKEPKMSLPNVKGPEIDGNFTGPDLNANAPSLNFNGPKSDFDINVPGPSGKFKKPNLNLPDLGSFSSVLHGPNMDLKSPGLDISVPNIGGELKAPRVDAPSGKISGTLPKGPNLDLNADVNSPDLRLKSPKIKGAFDSPYMDLPDMRVKAPKLDVSTPGVNIGSPKTKLKMPKLKMPKVSLQNIKGPEIEGNFDGPDVGINGPKAKTKPLFEIPEVGFGSSFGKPDKPHMSIPDVGFSGPAVDGPEFNFGPPALNTKLPKGSNVNINSDLKNPDFHLTAPKSKIKGGFHSPKMDLPKMNTKTPKLDMNVPDFNIGLPEANIKKSKIKMPNGPQIDINGDFQGPDLNVPNVDVDHFKGKLKMPSTNVSGLQAKTPEIDLSGNMPDVNLPDSRVKGPKTDLNIKRPDLQINGSMRQPENSFGVPQVKRDIRGPDFDMNGPSGNMQGPQFDLNSANTKFRLPSFKLPQLGGSDLNRTGSDIDFGASVQPTNFFPPNANLSTKPSQIKGNITGPSVNTPNMDLGIQKVMMQNTQLHWKNPDLNIDDPLLNFNRPSVKNRRSDITGVNGKIPALNVDGDLRPQHHKRSTKMDVRSSYPLSGTQLGHHIGFDHSDLNIDDFTGKDYVLRARGSKYAHQDSHNHGQLVSAPVVTTGTNNHSETRGIPPSYDGLYAKVQKTAKAKSKAQSPHLPQDSRIRAADSTDGYLVTVFPSKIQNSNPTNRKYKTLGGTEFYATDVDLEVPNEKDLKGSTFFFSNLV; encoded by the exons ATG CCGACACATCGCAGAGGACAGAGTCTTTCTGAGGCTCTGACTCTGGAGCGCTCAGAAGAAGGGACACTGGTCGTATCCAGCGATGTAACCAATCAGAACTTGAAGGAAG GGGATGAAATTTTGGGAGCAACCATCAATTTTGAGCAACTATCAAAAGAGGAGGTGCTTCATGTCCTCAAAATTATGGAGCCTTTCAATGACAAGGTTCACGTTTTCACAAGGAACAATCGGAGCAAGAGCCTTGGAAATTTGGACCAGTGTGTCAGTCCTGAGACA ATGCTGACTGATTCTTACAATAAACTCTACAATGCCAAAATCAAGAAGTTCATGAGAATCACAGAGGCTTCCTCTGCAGATGGAGAAAGCAACACCAAATCAACAACACCAGGCTCATCCAAGGTCAGGCTGAAGCATGCCGCAGGTTTGCCTCGCCTTGGGGTTGATTTTGGTTTCTTGAAAACAAGGCCACCGAGTGAGGACCTTTGTGATACAGGAGACGCAGGAGACACAACATATGGCAGCAATCTGAACCTTCCTCCGTTGGGACTTGGGACTCATGCTCCACTTAAAGTCAATGCCCAAACACCACAGCTTAATGCTCCTGACCTGAACGTAGCTGGAGCTGAAGATCCAAAAGTCAACACTGCAACTCCAAAAACTAAGCCAAATCTTGAAAGAACTCAAATAGGACTGGATTCCTCTCGAAATTTAAAAGCTCCTACAGTTAAGATGGACATTAGAGGTTCAGGTCCTGAAGCCCCTGAATTAGAAATGATCTTTGATGAGGAAAATAGCACTTTTGGAGCAGATTCCCCCAAAGTACAAATTGAAGGTACAAACAAAGAAGTGAAAATGCCAAACCTGGACTTTTCAGGGCCTTCTTACAGTGGTCCAGAATATGACCTCACAACACCAAGTGTCCCTTCAGGTAAACAAAGTCTCAAGAGACTGAAAACCCCGGTGCTAAATATAGATGATCCCTCGAGTTATGTGGGATTACCAAAGGTCAAACTTTCTGGGAGATCTCCTGATTTAGACCTGGATATTTCAGGTAAGACAGAATTTCAGCCAAATTTAAATGGACCAATCATTGATGCCCCATCTGGTAAACTAACTCTACCCAAATTTGGGGTCTCAGGCAAAGGAAATGCTAATGTTCAAACACCTGATTTGAGCACTGAAAGCCCAAAAGTAAAAGGGAAGATACGGGCACCGAATATAAATGTATCTGAGGCTGACCTAAAAGGGCCAAAGTTGGAAAGTGAtactccagcagctgctcttaAAGGTCCATCAATAAAATACAAGGCTCCCAAGTTCACAATGCCTAAATTTGATTTGCCAAAAATTGACATGCAAACTACAGATGTCGATGTCGCTAGCCCTAAATTTAAAGGAGACATGAATTTTCCTGGTGTTGAAACAAAACTAGACCTTGATAAGCCTTCTGGAAAATTGGACCTTGATGCCTCTGGAAAGCTTAGGTTGCCAAAATTCAAGCTTTTTGGTGCCGTACCTAATAAGGAAGGTGTTGACATTAATGCAGGGATGACCACACCAGAACTTAAGATGAAATCCCCAAAGACAAATATGGACATTCCTGATACGAAAGTCAAAAGTCCAAAGTTAGACCTTTCAGGCACATTACCAAAGGGTAAAGGATTGGATGTAAAAACAGATCTTAAGTCTCCAGACTTCACTTTGAAGACACCAAAGATAAAGGGTGGATTTGATGCTCCAAATGTGAACTTACCAAACATGGAACTTAAAACACCAGAAATCAACATTGGTTCGCCAAAGACAAAAGTACCTAAATTTAAAATGCCCCAATCAAATGCTCCAAGCCTTAAAACAACTGAATTTGATGGTAACGTCAATGTTCCAGATGTTAATGCACTCGGTGTCAATTTCAATGCTCCCGATATTAATGTTGCCACACCATCAGGAAAGTTCAGGAAGCCTGATCTGGGCTTTTCTGGTCCAAAATTAGATGGCCCCAAAATAAACCTCAGTGGTGGTATAAATgctacagagggaaaaacaccCAAAACTGATTTCAAAGCTCCCCGTTTAGATATGTCAAATGTTATAATATACAATCCTCCAAAATTAGATGCAGACACTCCTGATGTCAACATTGGGTCACctaaaggaaaaatgaaaatgcccAAAATAAAAATGCCTAGATTTAGTTTGCCAACTTTTAAAGGGCCTGAAATTGATGGAAACCTCAATGGACCAGATTTGAATGCAAAAACACCCTCAATTAACCTGAGTGGTCCAAAAGGTGACCTGGATGTTGATGTTGCTGGGCCATCAAGAAAATTCAAGAGGCCAAACATGAGCTTACCTGACCTGGGGCTTTCTAGTCCAAATTTAGATAGCCCTGACCTGGATCTTAAATCACCTGTCTTAGATATCTCTGGTCCTAATGTAAGTAGTGGTATAAATGCACCAGTTATAAAAATACCCAAAGGTGACCACAAAAGTCCCAAACTGAACGTCAATGCCCCCAAACTTGATGTAGATATGACATCAGGTAAATTGAAAATGCCAGAGCTTCATGGTCCAGACTGGGATTTTAATGCTCCCTCGGGTAAAGTAAAACTGCCTAAATCCAATCTTTCATTACCAAAAGGACCAAATTTGGATGTAGGTGCAAATCTTAAATCACCACATCTGAATCTAAATGCTCCAAAATTTCAGGGTGAAACTCACACCCCTGAAATGAACATGGACCTTAAAACTTCTGAACTGAATATGAAGGCCCCAGATTTCAACATTGCTTCGCCAAAGGCAAAATTTAAAATGCCAAAATTTAAGGTACCTAAATTTAGTCTTCCAAGCTTAAAAGGACCTGAGATTGATGGAAATTTAGGTGGTCCAAACATGAATATTAATCAGCCCAGTGTCAGCCTCAGTGTTCCTCATGCTGATTTAAAGATGCCAGATATTTCTGGGCCATCAGGAAAACTCAAAAAGCCAAACTTAAACCTGTCTGAAATGAGACTTTCTGGTCCAAGCATGGATGGCCCCAAACTTGATCTTCAAGTACCAGATTTAGATATGCCTAGAGCTGATCTAAAAAGTCCCCAACTGGACCTTAATGCCAGAAACATCAATTTACCAAAAGGTAAATTGAATTTGCCAGAACTTCATAGTCCCAAATTTCCAAAAGTAGATCTTTCAGGCAAATTACCACAAGGACCATATTCAGATATAAACACTGGTCTTCAGACACCAGATTTGACTCTAAAAGCTCCAAACATAAATTGTGATACTGATACTCCCCATTTGGATACACCAGCCATAGACATTAAAGCCCCAAAGGTGGATGTGAATGCTCCAAATGTCAACATAGGTTCACCTAAAGCAAAATTAGGCATGTCCAAAATCCAAATGCCGGAGTTTGAGCTTCCAAGTCTAAAAGGCCCTGACATTAATGGCAGTGTTGATGGTCCACACATGGATATTAATGCACCCAGCCTAGATTTTGAGAGTCGTAAAACTGATTTGGACATGTCGGATGTTGGTGTTGGATCATCAGGGAAATTAAAAATGCCAAACTTAAATCTGCCTGACCTGGGGCTTTCTGGTCCAAAATTAGATGGCCCTAATCTGAAGCTCAAATCTCCTGACCTAAAAGCTCCAGAGTTTGATGTGAAGGGTCCAGATGTCAACATTGGTTCACCTAAAACAAAACTCAAAATGCCAAAATTGAAAATGCCTAAAGTTAATCTGCCAAATATAAAGGGACCAGAATTTGATGGAAACTTTGACATGCCACATTTTGACGCACCCAATGTGAAactgaaagggaaaaaacctAGCTTTGAAATGCCAGATGTCGATTTAAGTGCAAACATGGATAGTGGACTAAATACAACAAATATTGCAATGCCAGATGTTAACCTTAAAAGCCCCAACCTTGACTTAAATACCCCAAACCTTGACATAGACATGCCATCAGGTAAAGTGAAAATGCCAACTCTGACTAAACCAAAGGCAGGGTTCCATGCTCCAGACTTGGATGTTCATGGTCCTAAGTTAGATGCGAATGGTCCAGATGTCAACATTGGTTCACCAAAGCCAAAATTTAAAATGCCCAAACTGAAGTTTCCTAAATTTAGTTTTCCAGGCCTTAAAGGACCTGAAATTGATGGAAATCTAAATGCACCTGATGTTGATGTAGATGTGCCAAACATCAGAGGATTAAAACCTAATTTAGATATGCCAGATGTTGCTGTATCTGGTGCATCTGCAAAATACCCCAAACCAAATTTTAATCCGCCCACTTTTGACCTTTCTGCCCCAAAGTTTGAAGGCCCAAATTTGGACATGAAATCACCTGAATTTAATATCTCTGGTTCACccaaaggaaaattaaaaattccCAAACTAAAAGAGCCTAAAATGAGTCTACCAAATGTAAAAGGACCCGAAATTGACGGAAATTTTACTGGACcagatttaaatgcaaatgcaccCTCCCTGAACTTCAATGGTCCAAAATCTGACTTTGATATCAATGTTCCTGGACCATCAGGAAAATTCAAGAAGCCAAACTTAAACTTGCCAGACCTGGGGAGTTTTAGTTCAGTATTACATGGCCCTAACATGGATCTAAAATCACCTGGCTTAGATATCTCTGTTCCTAATATAGGTGGTGAATTGAAGGCCCCAAGAGTTGATGCTCCTTCTGGAAAAATCTCTGGTACATTACCAAAAGGACCCAACTTGGACCTAAATGCAGATGTAAATTCGCCAGATTTGAGATTGAAATCACCAAAGATAAAAGGTGCATTTGATTCTCCTTACATGGATTTGCCTGATATGAGAGTCAAAGCTCCAAAATTGGATGTGAGCACTCCAGGTGTCAACATTGGGTCACCTAAAACAAAACTCAAAATGCCAAAATTGAAAATGCCAAAAGTTAGTCTACAAAATATAAAGGGACCAGAAATTGAAGGAAACTTTGATGGGCCAGATGTTGGCATTAATGGCCCCAAGGCCAAGACCAAACCTCTTTTTGAGATCCCAGAGGTTGGTTTTGGCAGTTCATTTGGAAAACCTGACAAACCACATATGAGCATACCTGATGTGGGGTTCTCTGGTCCAGCTGTAGATGGTCCAGAATTTAATTTTGGGCCACCAGCCCTAAATACCAAATTACCCAAAGGGTCAAATGTTAACATTAATTCAGACCTGAAAAATCCAGACTTTCATCTGACAGCGccaaaaagtaaaataaagggTGGATTTCACAGCCCCAAGATGGATTTACCAAAAATGAACACCAAAACTCCCAAGTTAGATATGAATGTCCCAGATTTCAATATTGGCTTGCCTGAAGCAAATATTAAAAAGTCTAAAATCAAAATGCCAAATGGCCCCCAAATTGACATCAATGGAGACTTTCAGGGACCTGACTTAAATGTGCCAAATGTAGATGTTgatcattttaaaggaaaattaaaaatgccaAGTACAAATGTATCTGGGCTTCAGGCAAAGACACCAGAAATAGACCTATCAGGAAATATGCCAGATGTAAATTTACCCGATTCTAGGGTCAAAGGCCCTAAGACAGATCTCAATATAAAGCGCCCTGATCTCCAAATAAATGGTAGTATGAGACAGCCTGAAAATAGTTTTGGTGTCCCTCAGGTTAAAAGAGACATAAGAGGTCCAGATTTTGACATGAATGGTCCCTCAGGAAACATGCAAGGTCCTCAGTTTGATCTTAATTCAGCAAATACAAAGTTCAGACTCCCTTCATTTAAGCTGCCGCAGTTGGGTGGGTCAGATCTTAACAGGACAGGATCTGATATTGATTTTGGAGCCTCGGTGCAACCAACtaatttttttcctccaaatgcAAACCTGAGCACAAAACCTTCCCAGATAAAGGGGAATATTACTGGTCCAAGTGTCAACACTCCTAACATGGACCTTGGCATCCAAAAAGTGATGATGCAGAATACACAGCTGCATTGGAAAAATCCAGACCTCAACATCGATGATCCTTTATTAAACTTTAACAGACCATCTGTTAAGAATCGCAGATCGGATATCACTGGTGTAAATGGGAAGATACCTGCTTTAAATGTAGATGGAGATCTCAGACCTCAGCACCATAAAAGGTCAACTAAGATGGATGTAAGATCCAGTTATCCTCTCTCAGGTACCCAGTTAGGCCACCATATTGGTTTTGACCATTCGGATCTCAATATTGATGATTTCACGGGAAAGGATTATGTACTACGGGCTCGAGGCTCAAAATATGCTCACCAGGATTCCCATAACCATGGGCAGTTGGTGTCTGCACCAGTTGTTACTACTGGTACAAACAACCACTCGGAGACCAGAGGGATCCCTCCCAGTTATGATGGTTTATATGCAAAGGTCcagaaaacagcaaaagcaaAATCTAAAGCACAATCACCTCATTTGCCCCAGGATTCAAGGATTAGAGCAGCTGACAGTACAGACGGATACCTTGTTACAGTTTTTCCCAGTAAAATACAAAACTCAAACCCAACAAACCGCAAATATAAAACACTTGGGGGGACTGAATTTTATGCAACAGATGTAGATCTTGAGgttccaaatgaaaaagatcTCAAAGGGTCAACATTCTTTTTCTCTAACCTTGTGTAG
- the LOC130527383 gene encoding 39S ribosomal protein L4, mitochondrial-like isoform X2, with translation MFRCSVVICGKKLVQRFASTLAGESALPTNLLLPTNLVDPARLKRPSPPADCPLPVLRKCDAAIPAHLSHIQTWVETLEKEDSEPLGLAHLHPDVFAVPPRLDILHMVEIWQRNFKRISHAHTKVRSEVRGGGKKPWRQKGSGRARHGSIRSPLWRGGGVSHGPRGPTSYYYMLPMKVRVQGLKVALSSKMSQSYLHVVDSLAIPTPDPQYLRDLIGHRHWGQSVLIVDVSEEFPENILQATANLKTVNIIPAIGLNVHSLLKHEAIVLTLEAIKFLEDKLLWHDQRYTPLYPFKLPYSDFP, from the exons atgttccGCTGTTCTGTGGTGATTTGTGGCAAAAAGCTCGTACAGAGG TTTGCCTCAACACTTGCTGGTGAGAGTGCACTGCCTACTAATCTGCTGCTGCCAACAAACCTTGTGGATCCTGCCAGATTAA AGCGACCCTCTCCACCTGCAGACTGCCCTCTGCCCGTGCTCAGGAAGTGTGATGCTGCCATTCCCGCTCACCTGAGCCACATTCAGACCTGGGTGGAAACTCTGGAGAAAGAGGACAGTGAGCCGTTAGGTTTGGCTCACCTCCACCCAGATGTCTTTGCAGTCCCTCCGAG GCTTGATATTCTCCATATGGTGGAAATATGGCAGAGAAACTTTAAACGAATT AGCCACGCCCACACAAAggtcaggtcagaggtgagaggTGGTGGCAAGAAGCCTTGGCGACAGAAAGGAAGTGGAAGAGCTCGTCATGGAAGCATCAGATCTCCTCTCTGGAGAGGAG GTGGGGTGTCTCATGGACCCCGGGGACCAACCAGTTATTACTACATGCTGCCTATGAAGGTTCGTGTGCAGGGACTAAAGGTGGCTCTAAGCTCTAAAATGAGTCAG tccTACCTTCATGTGGTGGACTCTTTGGCCATCCCCACACCTGACCCCCAGTACCTGAGGGACCTCATTGGGCACCGGCACTGGGGCCAGTCTGTCTTGATAGTTGATGT ATCTGAAGAGTTTCCTGAAAACATCCTCCAGGCAACAGCAAATCTGAAGACTGTTAACATCATTCCAGCTATAG GTCTGAACGTCCACAGTCTTCTAAAACACGAAGCTATTGTTCTCACGCTAGAAGCAATCAAGTTTCTGGAAGACAAGCTGCTGTGGCATGACCAGCGTTACACACCATTGTACCCCTTTAAACTGCCATACTCAGATTTCCCGTAG